One genomic segment of Impatiens glandulifera chromosome 6, dImpGla2.1, whole genome shotgun sequence includes these proteins:
- the LOC124943141 gene encoding putative E3 ubiquitin-protein ligase LIN-1, producing MSTSPATVAGAGATSEQIIHHSNEYLSKTLSSPDLRHNLFSSFQRKNPSSNSDQITLNLAVETIENAIRTTNPFVKSSSLTLSEKLLISISNNLFASFLLSLVHSLSSRPIEATLSLLDVFISDPSLARTDIAPKLFEELFLIHFIPVLDWFNDKRAKIMSLSITRLNLLSKMSSDQTSQIKMLEQEYSKVLDQNCRVFAQYFSDVLVNSRGKNRLIHLNLPSVVLETIEEKGDELELIHYERNEARDSGISNPRNNPIWIEEEEEKSSVEFLNNNNGKILHKFPSFYPERVSPNVLTGQISMKNKKSDTISEEDSDSDSDQSSCSNSDADAEQERRNPAACRIRIRIRIEPVSKIFNNVSSESSTNIWTFLVTRSQDILTDHSLREEGRAKQPPPKDFVCPITSQIFNDPVTLETGQTYERRAIQEWIDRGNSTCPITRQELRITQLPNTNYVLKRLIANWIELSLSSLSHTETSPSIDSTMHSTSPNSVITHANVDATVTELRLAITSLCTSEILKESEMAVIRIEKFWRETSMDVEILSMLSKAEVINGFVEILFNSVDPQVLSATVYLLSELGSREDGVIQTLTRVDSDVDCIAALFKKGYTEAVVLIHLLKPPSTSLIEMDIAPELLDIIGNPADDSIKMFMHPKKAAIFVLADILGGAEASFLTEIAKAIIATEVMGSIIETLQASCIDERAAAAVILLRCIQVEGKCRNLITHKANLSRIMETNIGARFEIVQFLSELVKLNRRTSNEQILHIIKDEGSYSTMHTLLVYLQTALKDQCPVVAGFLLQLDLLEEPRKMSIYREEAIDYLISSLKESESPTSQIAAAEMILALQGSFSSSGKPLIRSVLLKRAGIVKRTNRRHENSEEDEEEEKAADEWEKKVAYVLVSHEFGLIFEALAEGLKSRYAELGSACFLSATWLVYMLDILPDTGIRGAARVCLLKRFISIFKSAKDIEDKALAMLALNSFIHDTEGLREISMNMKDILKGLRELKKYSSMAFDMLKALSEGHESSCEIWNHKEIIQEDSSVNGEVSSMICYEDKIFSGHSDGTIKVWLAKGNNLRLIQEVKEHSKVVTSLRVLHPGDKLYSGSLDRTVRVWTISGEIIQCTQIHDMKDHVNNLVVANSLVCFIPQGAGIKVHMWSGGSKLLLPNKYVKCLDLVHGKLYCGCHDNSIQEIELATGTITTIQSGSRKLLVKANPIQAMNVHDGLIYSASSSSSSSMDGAVKIWNVSNYSMVGSLASTMEVRAMAISSELIYLGGKGGAVEVWCRKKANKVETLNTGINSKIVSMALNNDEDVLVIGTSDGKIQVWGLT from the exons ATGTCCACCTCTCCGGCCACCGTCGCCGGCGCCGGCGCAACTTCAGAGCAAATCATTCATCACTCAAATGAATATCTCTCAAAAACCCTTTCATCTCCCGACCTTCGTCATAATCTCTTCTCTTCCTTCCAAAGAAAAAACCCATCTTCAAATTCCGACCAAATCACTCTCAATCTCGCAGTTGAAACCATCGAAAACGCAATCAGAACAACTAACCCATTTGTTAAATCTTCTTCACTTACTCTATCTGAAAAACTTCTTAtctcaatttcaaataatctctttGCATCTTTCCTTCTTTCATTAGTTCATTCCTTATCATCTCGTCCAATTGAAGCTACACTTTCCCTTCTTGATGTTTTCATTTCCGACCCTTCATTAGCTAGAACTGATATCGCACCTAAACTCTTCGAAGAACTGTTTCTGATACATTTCATTCCTGTTCTTGATTGGTTTAATGATAAGAGAGCAAAGATCATGTCTTTATCGATCACAAGATTGAATCTGTTGTCAAAGATGAGTAGTGATCAGACATCACAGATAAAGATGCTTGAACAAGAGTATTCTAAAGTTCTTGATCAGAATTGCAGGGTTTTCGCTCAATATTTCAGTGATGTATTGGTTAACAGTAGAGGCAAGAACAGATTGATTCATCTTAATCTTCCATCTGTGGTTTTGGAAACGATTGAAGAAAAGGGTGATGAATTGGAACTGATTCattatgaaagaaatgaagcAAGGGATTCTGGAATAAGTAATCCTCGGAATAAC CCAATAtggattgaagaagaagaagagaaatcatCAGTTGAATTTCTAAACAATAACAATGGCAAAATCCTCCACAAATTCCCATCATTTTATCCGGAGAGAGTTTCTCCAAACGTCCTCACAGGTCAAATCTCTATGAAGAACAAGAAATCAGATACAATATCGGAAGAAGATTCCGATTCGGATTCCGATCAATCATCTTGTTCAAATTCCGATGCAGATGCCGAACAAGAG AGAAGAAATCCAGCAGCCTGCAGAATCAGAATCAGAATCAGAATTGAGCCAGTGAGtaaaatattcaacaatgtTTCCTCAGAGTCATCTACTAACATTTGGACATTTCTTGTCACAAGATCTCAAGATATTCTAACAGATCATTCACTTAGAGAAGAAGGAAGAGCAAAACAACCGCCTCCAAAGGATTTCGTATGTCCGATTACATCTCAAATATTCAACGATCCAGTAACTCTAGAAACAGGTCAGACTTACGAACGTAGAGCGATCCAGGAATGGATTGATAGAGGTAACTCTACTTGTCCAATTACTCGTCAGGAATTGAGAATCACTCAACTTCCGAATACAAACTATGTGCTGAAGCGTTTAATCGCGAACTGGATAGAATTGAGTTTGAGTAGTCTGTCGCATACGGAGACTTCGCCTTCTATAGATTCAACAATGCACTCGACTTCACCTAACAGCGTGATAACTCACGCTAACGTTGATGCAACGGTTACGGAGCTTAGACTAGCTATAACCAGTCTATGTACTTCGGAAATTCTGAAAGAATCTGAAATGGCTGTTATTCGAATTGAGAAGTTTTGGAGAGAAACGTCTATGGATGTTGAGATCTTGTCTATGTTATCTAAAGCAGAAGTCATCAACGGTTTCGTGGAGATTTTATTCAATTCTGTTGATCCTCAAGTGTTGTCCGCCACGGTTTACCTTCTCTCGGAGCTTGGATCGAGAGAGGACGGTGTGATCCAGACGTTAACCAGAGTTGATTCAGATGTGGACTGTATTGCAGCTCTTTTTAAGAAAGGTTATACAGAGGCTGTTGTTCTAATTCACTTGCTGAAACCACCGTCCACGAGCTTAATTGAGATGGATATAGCGCCTGAACTCTTAGATATCATTGGAAATCCAGCTGATGATTCGATTAAGATGTTCATGCACCCTAAGAAGGCGGCGATTTTTGTATTGGCAGACATATTAGGAGGTGCAGAAGCTAGCTTTTTAACTGAAATAGCTAAAGCTATCATTGCCACAGAAGTCATGGGAAGTATCATTGAAACCTTGCAGGCTTCGTGTATTGACGAAAGGGCTGCAGCGGCTGTAATCCTTCTGAGATGCATTCAGGTGGAAGGAAAATGCAGAAACCTAATTACCCACAAGGCTAATCTCAGTCGCATCATGGAGACAAACATTGGAGCGCGATTTGAGATAGTTCAGTTTCTTTCGGAATTAGTTAAACTGAACAG GAGGACATCAAATGAGCAGATTCTCCACATAATAAAGGATGAAGGATCTTACAGTACAATGCATACACTTCTCGTGTATCTTCAAACTGCATTAAAAGATCAGTGTCCTGTTGTGGCTGGCTTCCTACTCCAGCTTGACCTTCTG GAGGAGCCGAGGAAGATGAGCATATATAGAGAAGAAGCAATAGATTATCTCATTTCATCTCTGAAAGAATCCGAGTCTCCAACCTCTCAAATAGCTGCAGCCGAGATGATTTTAGCTCTGCAAGGAAGTTTCTCCTCTTCAGGGAAGCCACTTATAAGATCTGTTCTTCTTAAACGTGCTGGAATAGTTAAGAGAACGAATAGGCGACATGAAAACTCG gaagaagatgaagaagaagagaaggctGCAGATGAATGGGAAAAGAAAGTGGCATATGTTCTAGTTAGCCATGAATTTGGTCTGATATTTGAGGCTCTAGCCGAAGGTTTAAAGAGTAGATATGCAGAGTTAGGCTCAGCGTGCTTTCTGTCAGCAACATGGCTCGTTTACATGCTCGACATTCTTCCAGACACAGGCATACGAGGTGCTGCTAGAGTATGCTTACTTAAGCGATTTATATCGATATTCAAATCTGCAAAAGATATCGAAGATAAAGCCCTTGCAATGCTCGCCTTGAACAGCTTCATTCACGATACAG AGGGTCTGCGCGAAATTTCTATGAACATGAAGGATATCTTGAAAGGTCTAAGAGAGTTGAAGAAATACTCTAGCATGGCTTTTGATATGCTTAAAGCACTCTCAGAAGGCCATGAATCAAGCTGT GAAATCTGGAATCACAAAGAAATCATTCAAGAAGATTCTAGCGTGAATGGCGAAGTATCGTCCATGATTTGCTACGAAGATAAGATATTCTCGGGTCATTCAGATGGAACAATTAAG GTCTGGTTGGCTAAAGGAAACAACTTGAGGCTCATACAAGAAGTGAAAGAGCATAGCAAAGTGGTAACTAGCTTGAGGGTTCTGCATCCAGGTGATAAACTATACAGCGGTTCTCTCGATAGAACTGTGAGGGTCTGGACTATAAGTGGCGAAATAATTCAATGCACACAGATTCACGACATGAAGGATCATGTCAACAATCTAGTAGTCGCAAACAGCCTCGTTTGCTTCATTCCTCAAGGAGCCGGAATCAAG GTGCATATGTGGAGTGGGGGATCGAAATTATTGTTGCCAAACAAATACGTAAAGTGTTTGGATCTTGTCCATGGAAAACTGTACTGTGGATGTCATGATAATAGCATTCAG GAAATCGAACTAGCGACTGGAACTATAACTACAATTCAAAGTGGATCGAGGAAATTATTGGTGAAAGCAAACCCGATCCAAGCAATGAACGTGCATGATGGATTAATATATTCAGCCAGTAGCAGCTCCTCCTCCTCAATGGATGGAGCTGTTAAGATATGGAATGTTTCAAATTACAGTATGGTTGGATCATTGGCGTCTACAATGGAGGTGAGGGCAATGGCGATAAGTTCAGAGCTAATATATCTCGGTGGGAAAGGTGGGGCGGTTGAAGTTTGGTGCAGAAAGAAGGCCAATAAGGTGGAAACGCTTAATACCGGAATAAACAGTAAGATCGTTTCCATGGCTCTCAATAACGACGAAGATGTGTTGGTAATTGGAACTTCGGATGGAAAAATTCAg GTATGGGGTCTAACTTAG